Below is a window of Lacibacter sp. H407 DNA.
TGAGTTTTCAACGTTCTTATAACCTTCACGTGCCGATTGGAACATCCGTTCCCTGCTCATCACGGTATCTTTTCGCTGCAAACAAATTTCTTTGCTGTTGTTCATTTTCTGCAGGAGAAATTGGTTGAGCTCAATCAACTGTTGTTTTTCAAACTTTCCGTTTTCCAAGGCCAGCTGATATTCGATCCCATTGCGATAATAATTCAACCCCCAGAACAAATAGAAATACACATACACAAACAGCAGAATGATGCCGGCAGTAAAAAGAGGCGTGAGCTTTTTCTTCCAACTGTCTGTTTTATGAAACAACCGCACCACAAATTTGCCGAGTTGCCACAATACACTGATAGTTACAATGGAATAAATGATGTCGCCAAAACTAAACGGCATCCAGCCAAACAGGATGCGTAAGGTGCTGGCCAGCTTCGGATAAAAGCCGGTGGCATAATTTTTCTCGATCCAATCGTGGTTGCCGGATATGAAAAAGATAAACAGGGCAAGGATGGACAGGGCACTGACAAGTGAAATGCGTATAAGTTTACCGTAGGTCATCAGATTCAAAATTAAGGGAGGAAGGGGAATGGCCAATATTCAATAGGCAATTGGCAATAGTCAATATT
It encodes the following:
- a CDS encoding DUF3810 domain-containing protein, giving the protein MTYGKLIRISLVSALSILALFIFFISGNHDWIEKNYATGFYPKLASTLRILFGWMPFSFGDIIYSIVTISVLWQLGKFVVRLFHKTDSWKKKLTPLFTAGIILLFVYVYFYLFWGLNYYRNGIEYQLALENGKFEKQQLIELNQFLLQKMNNSKEICLQRKDTVMSRERMFQSAREGYKNVENSFPFIRYRHASMKASMFGIIGNYVGFQGYYNPFTGEGQVNTAIPNFLQPYVTCHEMAHQVGYASESEANFVGFMAATNSSDTLLQYSSYFDMFLYAWNNLKMVDSTAAKEMGKQIHPGARRDMRAYAAYIKKHRSFLSDWTDALYDYYLKQNRQRKGIESYGEVTGWLIAYRKKYQEKGS